The Acidobacteriota bacterium genome window below encodes:
- a CDS encoding type II toxin-antitoxin system Phd/YefM family antitoxin — translation MDVYSYSEAKRRLSSVLDKAESTGRVLIRRRDGRTYSLVPERIASSPLDVPSVNANISTEEVVKLIRRERGRRRGVRRSP, via the coding sequence GTGGATGTCTATTCGTACTCGGAAGCCAAACGAAGACTTTCCAGCGTGCTCGACAAGGCCGAGTCAACGGGAAGAGTATTAATTCGTCGAAGAGATGGCAGGACTTATTCGCTGGTGCCGGAGAGAATAGCCAGCTCGCCCCTGGACGTTCCCTCTGTGAACGCGAACATCTCTACAGAGGAGGTTGTCAAACTCATCAGGCGTGAGCGGGGTAGACGGAGAGGGGTGAGGCGCAGTCCCTGA
- a CDS encoding class I SAM-dependent methyltransferase codes for MKSNVRNFLYDHPEHYESVYPEPNEETPQMCRRMFARFLPAPPSSILDVGCGTGRDLAALSRDCPDCWGVDYLETMIQYARSKYPALHFQNGDMREVRLKRCFDAILCMGSAFMYALTNEDVDQVLDTFVHHAHSGTLLILDLNNAASYLEGGTFREQTEFAIDEPAFSASSVALHEFDRRRQLLVRRRTWIIPGRPPIEDFCEYRLFFPAELENLLNTKGFRVLGMFDNKDLRETDLSGPRLYVAATRN; via the coding sequence ATGAAGTCCAACGTCCGGAATTTCCTTTACGATCACCCGGAGCACTACGAGTCTGTCTATCCCGAACCCAATGAAGAGACTCCCCAAATGTGTCGCCGGATGTTTGCTCGATTTTTGCCTGCCCCGCCCTCTTCCATCCTTGATGTTGGATGTGGAACCGGAAGAGATCTGGCCGCCCTGTCTCGAGATTGTCCGGATTGCTGGGGCGTAGACTACCTGGAGACAATGATCCAGTACGCCAGGAGCAAGTACCCCGCATTACACTTCCAGAACGGTGACATGCGGGAGGTCCGTCTTAAGCGTTGCTTCGACGCGATCCTGTGCATGGGCTCCGCCTTCATGTATGCGCTCACCAATGAAGATGTGGATCAGGTTCTGGACACATTTGTACACCATGCACACTCAGGCACACTGCTCATTCTGGATCTCAACAATGCCGCCAGCTATCTGGAAGGAGGCACATTCAGGGAACAGACAGAATTCGCAATAGATGAACCTGCCTTCTCTGCTTCGTCGGTTGCCCTGCACGAATTCGATCGCCGCCGGCAGCTATTGGTTCGCAGACGGACCTGGATTATCCCAGGACGCCCACCGATAGAAGATTTCTGTGAGTATCGTCTATTTTTTCCCGCGGAACTGGAGAACTTGTTGAATACCAAGGGCTTCCGAGTCCTGGGCATGTTCGACAACAAGGATTTGAGAGAAACCGACCTGTCCGGACCGCGGCTCTATGTTGCCGCAACGAGAAATTAG
- a CDS encoding cache domain-containing protein, whose product MKTRIFSVLICLGAIFVTPGLASHDACEDRYIVASAVRTTEDVQAFVQCAYEFVHEVGFEEARRAFNEDKRWKSGPTYVFVDEMTNVPGASRAIVFPPDPLLEGVPWGVLTDDFGSDLILEFYRVATNFGEGWVYYSFTNPATGRAEPKASYFKAIDWNGVPAAIGAGVYRRDFPGSCRSDEVNAAMLHSYPSEARLQEFVRCAAMELDSMGYFASVSLANDPRWRSRSIYLFGLDTYGYTLFTGSPANPLIGSELSSNFIGGFAGRNVIGVADAFGESFLYYWNRNPGTNQWQRKVTFVKRVMSFGVPVLIGAGYYLESEGPSEAAQQSGN is encoded by the coding sequence ATGAAAACTCGAATCTTTTCAGTTCTGATCTGTCTCGGGGCTATCTTCGTCACACCGGGCTTGGCCTCCCATGATGCGTGCGAGGACCGCTACATCGTGGCCAGCGCCGTGCGCACTACGGAGGACGTCCAGGCCTTTGTCCAGTGCGCCTACGAGTTCGTCCATGAAGTGGGCTTCGAGGAGGCTCGCAGGGCCTTCAACGAGGACAAGCGCTGGAAGAGCGGTCCCACCTATGTCTTCGTCGACGAGATGACCAATGTGCCCGGGGCCTCCCGTGCCATCGTCTTTCCACCCGATCCCTTGCTGGAAGGGGTGCCTTGGGGGGTTCTGACGGACGACTTCGGCTCCGACCTGATCCTGGAGTTCTATCGGGTTGCGACCAACTTCGGCGAGGGTTGGGTCTACTATTCCTTCACCAATCCTGCCACCGGCAGAGCCGAGCCCAAGGCCTCCTATTTCAAGGCCATCGACTGGAACGGGGTGCCGGCTGCGATTGGGGCCGGGGTCTATCGGCGTGACTTCCCGGGCAGTTGCCGGAGCGACGAGGTCAATGCCGCCATGCTCCACTCCTATCCCTCCGAGGCCAGGCTGCAGGAGTTTGTCCGTTGCGCGGCCATGGAACTGGATTCCATGGGGTATTTCGCCTCGGTCAGCCTGGCCAACGATCCTCGCTGGCGAAGCCGCTCCATCTACCTATTCGGCCTGGACACCTACGGCTACACCCTCTTTACGGGCTCGCCCGCGAACCCCTTGATCGGCTCCGAGTTGTCCTCGAATTTTATCGGTGGCTTTGCCGGGCGGAATGTCATCGGTGTTGCCGATGCCTTCGGGGAGAGCTTCCTCTACTACTGGAACCGGAATCCCGGCACCAACCAGTGGCAGCGCAAGGTGACCTTCGTCAAGAGGGTCATGTCTTTCGGAGTTCCGGTGCTGATCGGCGCGGGCTATTACCTGGAATCGGAAGGGCCGAGCGAAGCCGCGCAACAATCCGGGAACTAA
- a CDS encoding sialidase family protein — protein MGTRILIATCLLAVGMVGCSTPDDRSSSGEKQMAVDEPRHVKVYFEKGMFGGWPANHGIWSWGNEILVGFGMGYYKDQGENHHIDREKPEIPMLARSIDGGETWSIEDPGAKGYLLTEGGYLHGVTRPGVTIPPLRDSEGGIEFTHPDFALTVRTNSIHAGIGRIFYSNDRGHTWEGPFRLPSFDSPGIAPRTDYIIDDKQTCTLFITAAKANGREGRPLCVRTTDSGKTWKLVSWIGPEPDGFSIMPASLRLSETDILVTVRVREATRRWIGTYLSTDNGATWEYLNEAVPDAGVGNPPAMIELQDGRICLLYGYRAEPYSIRAVLSSDRGRTWSDPVTLRDGGNSWDVGYVRAVQRPDGKVVAVYYFTDEATGPERYIGATIWSPPPE, from the coding sequence ATGGGAACCAGAATCTTAATTGCCACCTGCCTGCTGGCGGTCGGAATGGTCGGCTGTTCCACACCGGATGACAGGAGTTCTTCCGGCGAGAAGCAGATGGCGGTCGACGAACCCCGGCATGTCAAGGTCTACTTCGAAAAGGGCATGTTCGGCGGGTGGCCGGCCAATCACGGCATCTGGAGCTGGGGAAACGAGATCCTGGTCGGTTTCGGGATGGGCTATTACAAGGACCAGGGGGAGAATCACCACATCGATCGGGAGAAGCCGGAGATTCCGATGTTGGCCCGAAGCATTGACGGCGGGGAGACCTGGTCGATAGAGGACCCGGGGGCGAAGGGGTACTTGCTGACGGAGGGCGGATACCTGCACGGTGTCACCCGTCCGGGTGTCACGATTCCGCCGCTGAGAGATAGCGAGGGTGGCATCGAATTCACACACCCGGACTTCGCCCTGACCGTTCGCACCAACAGCATTCACGCCGGAATCGGCCGCATCTTCTATTCCAATGACAGGGGACACACCTGGGAGGGCCCGTTTCGCCTGCCGAGCTTCGACTCGCCCGGCATCGCTCCCCGCACGGACTACATCATTGACGACAAGCAGACCTGCACGCTTTTCATTACGGCCGCAAAGGCCAACGGAAGGGAGGGGAGGCCTCTTTGTGTGCGTACCACCGACTCCGGCAAGACCTGGAAACTGGTTTCCTGGATCGGTCCGGAGCCCGACGGCTTCTCCATCATGCCGGCCTCGCTTCGGCTCTCCGAAACGGACATTCTCGTGACCGTTCGTGTGCGGGAGGCGACCCGGAGGTGGATCGGGACCTACCTGTCAACCGACAACGGCGCCACTTGGGAGTACCTGAACGAGGCCGTGCCTGACGCGGGGGTGGGCAATCCACCAGCAATGATCGAACTGCAGGACGGACGGATCTGCCTGCTCTATGGCTACCGGGCCGAGCCCTACAGCATTCGCGCCGTGCTCAGCAGCGACAGGGGGAGGACCTGGAGCGACCCCGTCACGCTCCGCGACGGCGGGAACAGTTGGGATGTCGGTTACGTTCGAGCCGTCCAGAGGCCGGACGGCAAAGTCGTTGCCGTGTACTATTTCACTGACGAGGCGACCGGCCCGGAACGCTACATCGGAGCCACCATCTGGAGTCCGCCACCGGAGTAG